One genomic segment of Manis pentadactyla isolate mManPen7 chromosome 1, mManPen7.hap1, whole genome shotgun sequence includes these proteins:
- the TAMM41 gene encoding phosphatidate cytidylyltransferase, mitochondrial isoform X6 — MNENVSLRSALDKNLKSAVTTAFLMLPESFSEEDLFIEIAGLSYSGDFRMVIGEDKTKVLNIVKPNIAHFRELYGNILQENPQVVYKTQQGRLEIDKSPEGQFTQLMTLPKTLQQQINHIVDPPGRNRDVEETLLQVAHDPDCGDVVRRGLSAIVRPCSMKQSIKGIFTGGVKKSVIYSSLKLQKMWKGWLRKTS; from the exons ATGAATGAGAATGTCAGTCTTAGGTCAGCCCTTGATAAAAATCTGAAGAGTGCTGTGACCACTGCTTTCCTCATGCTCCCCGAGAGCTTTTCGGAAGAGGACCTCTTTATAGAGATTGCTGGACTCTCCTATTCAG GAGACTTTCGGATGGTAATTGGAGAGGATAAAACAAAAGTGTTGAATATTGTGAAGCCCAACATAGCCCACTTCCGTGAGCTCTATGGCAACATACTACAGGAGAACCCCCAAGTGGTGTATAAAACCCAGCAAGGCAGACTGGAG aTAGATAAAAGCCCAGAAGGGCAATTCACTCAGCTAATGACATTGCCTAAAACCTTACAGCAACAAATAAATCATATTGTGGACCCTCCTGGAAGAAATAGAGATGTGGAAGAAACTTTACTACAAGTTGCCCATGATCCTGACTGTGGAGATGTAGTGCGACGAG GACTTTCAGCTATTGTGAGACCTTGTAGTATGAAACAGAGCATCAAAGGCATTTTCACTGGTG gTGTGAAGAAATCGGTGATTTATAGTTCATTAAAACTGCAAAAAATGTGGAAAGGATGGCTGAGGAAAACATCCTGA